One window of Caldisericum exile AZM16c01 genomic DNA carries:
- a CDS encoding ATP-dependent DNA ligase yields MEDTDFIESDVRLFYEILSHENESEIRLINVGVYPIVKIVKGVEKFVSVAREYNDKSNVYTVLRERRPNFKGSARAEDIIKVQIIALDFDPIREKEYPSNDDELKRAVDVATKIAEDFEKKGFLMPHIAATGNGAALYFKIEAIPITSDSRTYITELLQRFEEYVRSEYKALLHKNEVRLDNMYDLPRIGRVIGTKNIKGTETKDRPHRVSRFLYVNTPLRNDKNLFDFIKSLSKKPYVILEEMVSYEPLKLSKKPPSSQQSLHSEQKMASTTEQTLIFEGSPVYPMQPIPYFGEVLVGNWIWEYKVDGFRLQIIKNDGKIYYFGRRLEKNPDWTEKLNKVIPFESFRNLPDKSMLDAELYSTIGRRGVPSVFANNGKAAPIIYVFDVIFYAGTFVGNLPLSKRKEMLNSIEFLPPIFVLPYFKVENLENHLKEAISKGFEGIVIKELNSKYEVGFDAPIATQWWRKIKPK; encoded by the coding sequence ATGGAAGACACTGATTTTATTGAAAGCGATGTAAGGCTTTTTTACGAAATACTTTCTCACGAAAATGAAAGCGAAATTCGTCTTATAAACGTTGGTGTATATCCTATTGTAAAAATCGTAAAAGGTGTTGAAAAATTTGTTAGCGTTGCAAGGGAATACAATGACAAAAGCAATGTTTACACAGTCCTGCGTGAAAGAAGGCCAAATTTTAAAGGATCTGCAAGGGCTGAAGATATCATAAAAGTGCAAATCATTGCTCTTGATTTTGACCCAATAAGGGAAAAGGAGTATCCTTCAAATGATGATGAACTAAAAAGAGCAGTTGATGTTGCAACAAAGATTGCAGAGGATTTTGAAAAGAAGGGATTTTTAATGCCACATATTGCAGCAACAGGAAATGGCGCAGCGCTCTATTTTAAAATTGAGGCAATACCTATAACAAGTGATAGCCGCACATATATAACTGAACTACTTCAAAGGTTTGAAGAATATGTGCGATCAGAGTATAAAGCGCTTTTACATAAAAATGAAGTTCGTCTTGACAATATGTATGATCTTCCACGTATTGGGCGTGTTATAGGGACCAAAAACATAAAAGGGACAGAAACAAAAGACCGCCCGCACAGGGTGTCGAGATTTCTCTATGTAAATACTCCTTTAAGAAACGATAAAAATCTCTTTGATTTTATAAAAAGCCTTTCAAAGAAACCTTATGTTATTTTAGAAGAAATGGTATCTTACGAACCCTTAAAGTTGAGCAAGAAACCACCCTCTTCCCAACAATCATTACACTCAGAGCAAAAAATGGCATCTACGACCGAACAAACTCTTATCTTTGAAGGTAGTCCAGTTTACCCAATGCAACCAATTCCATACTTTGGAGAGGTGCTTGTTGGAAATTGGATTTGGGAATACAAGGTTGATGGCTTTCGCTTGCAAATTATTAAAAACGATGGGAAAATTTACTATTTTGGCCGCAGGCTTGAGAAAAACCCCGATTGGACAGAGAAACTAAACAAGGTAATCCCCTTTGAATCTTTTAGGAATCTTCCTGATAAATCGATGCTTGATGCAGAACTATATTCAACTATTGGGAGAAGAGGTGTCCCATCAGTGTTTGCAAATAATGGCAAGGCTGCACCAATTATTTATGTCTTTGATGTAATCTTTTACGCAGGAACGTTTGTAGGGAATCTTCCTTTATCAAAGCGCAAAGAAATGCTTAACTCAATCGAATTTTTGCCTCCAATTTTTGTTTTGCCGTATTTTAAAGTTGAAAACCTTGAAAATCACTTGAAAGAAGCAATATCAAAAGGCTTTGAGGGAATTGTCATAAAGGAACTTAATTCAAAATACGAGGTTGGCTTTGATGCACCAATTGCAACGCAGTGGTGGCGAAAAATAAAGCCAAAATAA
- a CDS encoding M2 family metallopeptidase, producing the protein MEIKELLSKVNSDLERLYKAYALAYWNLATTGKEEYARELERTEVELKLYLSNRDLFEMIKESLEQFGENLDPLDKRQLTILFHEMFPNQLPKEAIEEVVKREVEIESIYTNYRPQIDGKEVSTNDIVEILKTSTDIEERKKAYLASKSIGEVIAPKLIDLIKIRNENAKSLGFTNYYDMMMELQELSTDEIHTLFAKIKNDTDEIFTEIKDDIDTVISKKFGVPKSEVKPWLYEDLFFQEVPSIDDYDYDKFVKDKDVVKLVEDVYSRIGLDIRDIVERSDLYERKGKNPHAFTISIDKMDDVRVLENIRNDIKWLETTLHEYGHAVYEKYIDKTLPFILRDPAHIFTTEAVAMFFGRLARHPEFYEKILNLASLNLSEISPRLMKLLRYQLAITTRWVITFVFFEKELYRNPEGDLNNLWYDIVHELQYIDLPERRMYPDWASKIHFGSSPVYYHNYLLGEILASQFSAYINKNISNGFIEPQVGEFFVEKVFRKGASLRWDDLVEFATSEPLTSTYLVEFIKGK; encoded by the coding sequence ATGGAAATAAAAGAACTTTTAAGTAAGGTAAATAGTGACCTTGAGCGCCTTTATAAGGCATATGCCCTTGCCTATTGGAATCTTGCAACCACAGGAAAAGAAGAATACGCCCGTGAACTTGAGCGAACAGAAGTTGAATTGAAATTATACCTATCAAATAGAGACCTCTTTGAAATGATAAAAGAATCCTTAGAGCAATTCGGTGAAAACCTCGATCCACTTGACAAAAGACAACTTACGATTCTCTTTCACGAGATGTTTCCAAATCAACTTCCAAAGGAAGCAATTGAAGAGGTTGTAAAAAGGGAAGTTGAAATTGAAAGTATTTACACAAATTATAGACCGCAAATTGATGGCAAAGAAGTTTCCACAAACGATATTGTGGAGATTTTAAAAACAAGCACCGATATTGAAGAGAGAAAAAAGGCTTACCTTGCCTCAAAATCAATTGGTGAAGTAATTGCACCAAAACTCATCGACCTTATAAAAATTCGAAACGAAAATGCAAAATCCCTTGGCTTTACGAATTACTATGATATGATGATGGAACTTCAAGAACTTTCAACTGACGAGATCCACACACTTTTTGCAAAAATTAAAAATGACACAGATGAGATATTCACAGAGATAAAAGACGATATTGACACAGTCATCTCAAAGAAATTTGGTGTGCCCAAAAGTGAAGTAAAGCCTTGGCTATACGAAGACCTCTTCTTCCAGGAAGTGCCCTCAATTGACGATTATGATTATGACAAGTTTGTGAAAGATAAGGATGTTGTTAAACTTGTCGAGGATGTTTATTCACGGATTGGTCTCGATATAAGGGATATTGTTGAAAGGTCAGACCTCTACGAAAGAAAAGGCAAAAACCCTCACGCATTCACCATTTCCATTGATAAGATGGACGATGTGAGGGTGCTTGAGAATATTCGAAACGATATAAAATGGCTTGAGACAACTCTTCACGAGTATGGGCATGCAGTTTATGAAAAGTATATCGATAAAACTCTTCCCTTTATTTTAAGGGATCCTGCTCACATCTTTACAACTGAAGCAGTTGCAATGTTCTTTGGACGGCTTGCTCGTCATCCTGAATTTTACGAAAAGATCCTAAACCTTGCTTCTCTAAACCTTTCAGAAATTTCACCACGCCTTATGAAACTTCTCCGATACCAACTTGCAATTACAACTCGCTGGGTTATCACATTTGTGTTCTTTGAGAAAGAACTATACAGAAATCCCGAAGGCGACCTCAACAACCTCTGGTACGATATTGTGCATGAATTACAATACATCGATCTTCCCGAGAGGCGCATGTATCCCGATTGGGCTTCAAAAATTCATTTTGGTTCTTCGCCTGTGTATTATCACAACTACCTTTTGGGTGAAATCCTTGCATCCCAATTTAGCGCCTATATTAATAAAAATATTTCCAATGGGTTTATTGAGCCACAGGTTGGCGAATTTTTTGTGGAGAAAGTTTTTAGGAAAGGTGCATCTCTTCGCTGGGACGACCTTGTTGAATTTGCAACCAGCGAACCCTTAACTTCTACTTACCTTGTTGAATTTATAAAAGGAAAGTAA
- a CDS encoding DMT family transporter, whose translation MEGENKVKLILILVIGVISVGVSSILIRLTDAEPIVIATYRLTLSALLVAPLYIFYQKKIPFKESIAFVPLAVFLSTHFILWIYSLKFTTVASSTVLVTTNPIFVPIFGYLFYKKVVKKELLLGIAIAISGSILIGLSSKGSMAKAPLLGDILALLGAIAVSLYLTFTNRIRQKFELIPFIFFTYSYTAIILIIVSVITRQNNFHYPMHTFFMFFLVAFIPQILGHTAYNYSLKYLDPSFIAVTILGEPVIATIGAYFILNEIPSLLEIIGAVLILTGIYISARVEV comes from the coding sequence ATGGAAGGCGAAAACAAAGTAAAGTTAATATTGATACTTGTTATTGGCGTCATAAGTGTTGGAGTTTCATCAATTCTTATAAGGCTAACGGATGCAGAGCCTATTGTTATTGCAACTTACAGGCTTACGCTTAGTGCCCTTTTGGTTGCACCACTTTATATTTTTTATCAAAAAAAGATTCCTTTTAAGGAATCCATTGCATTTGTGCCACTTGCAGTGTTTCTATCAACACACTTTATCCTTTGGATATACTCCCTTAAATTCACAACGGTTGCAAGTTCAACTGTTCTTGTAACAACAAATCCCATTTTTGTGCCGATTTTTGGTTATCTTTTCTACAAAAAGGTTGTTAAAAAAGAACTCCTTTTGGGTATTGCAATTGCAATATCAGGAAGTATTCTCATTGGACTTTCATCAAAGGGAAGCATGGCAAAAGCACCACTTTTAGGAGACATACTTGCACTACTTGGAGCAATTGCCGTATCGCTTTATCTCACATTTACAAACAGAATAAGACAAAAATTTGAATTAATTCCTTTTATATTTTTTACATATTCTTACACTGCAATTATCCTTATTATCGTTTCAGTTATAACAAGACAAAACAATTTCCACTACCCAATGCACACATTTTTCATGTTTTTCCTTGTTGCGTTTATCCCGCAGATTTTGGGACACACGGCATATAACTATTCTCTTAAATATTTAGACCCATCGTTTATTGCTGTCACAATCCTTGGCGAACCAGTTATTGCAACAATAGGTGCATACTTTATTCTTAACGAAATACCGTCGCTTTTGGAGATTATTGGAGCAGTGCTCATATTAACTGGTATTTACATTTCTGCTCGTGTTGAGGTATAA
- a CDS encoding ubiquitin-like small modifier protein 1, which translates to MAHVKIKMYATIREKFKEGEVEIDAETVIDAIKKMVEKYPILRDEVLNENGSLKNDYIYLLNGRNVEFLEKGNTPLKDGDKISIFPPVAGG; encoded by the coding sequence ATGGCACACGTAAAGATTAAGATGTATGCAACAATTAGAGAAAAGTTTAAAGAGGGCGAAGTTGAAATAGATGCAGAAACCGTAATTGATGCAATAAAAAAGATGGTTGAAAAGTATCCCATTTTAAGAGATGAAGTGCTTAATGAAAATGGTTCCCTTAAAAACGACTATATATATTTACTTAACGGAAGAAATGTTGAATTCCTTGAAAAGGGCAACACCCCTCTAAAAGACGGCGATAAGATTTCAATTTTCCCCCCTGTTGCAGGTGGATAG